The genome window TTGGCAGGGGAGAATACGTTTCTTTCGCCGAGCGCGGCTGGCTTTGAGAGCAAAAAATGCCTGTTTTCTGTGCTATTTCGGCGATCCAGAGGGATCTTTATCTGTTCGGGACTTGAGCGCTGGCAATACAAGGCGTATACTACGCCACCTTTGAGAATCTCGGGTTTGGCGTTTAGGCCTGCTCAGCGGGTTCACATGGAACTCGCCTGGATGGGCTACAAGCCTGACGAGGCGGCCAAGACCTAATTTTTAAAGCTCGAGCTGATTTGATTTTTGGAGAATTGACATGTCACGAGTCTGCCAAGTAACTGGCAAGCGTCCGGTGACCGGTAACAACCGTTCCCACGCAATGAACGCGACGAAACGCCGTTTCCTGCCGAACCTGCACTCTCACCGTTTCTGGGTTGAGAGCGAGAAACGTTTCGTTACTCTGCGTGTATCTGCTAAAGGTATGCGTGTAATTGATAAGAAGGGCATCGATACGGTTCTGGCCGATCTGCGTGCCCGTGGTGAGAAGTACTAAGGAACTGAATCATGGCTAAAGGTATTCGTGAGAAGATCAAGCTGGTTTCCTCTGCTGGTACAGGTCACTTCTATACCACCACGAAGAACAAACGTACTAAGCCGGAAAAACTGGAACTGAAAAAGTTCGATCCGGTTGTACGCCAGCACGTGATGTACAAAGAAGCTAAAATTAAATAATTGCGGCTTCCATGAAAAACCCGGCTTCGGCCGGGTTTTTTGTTTTTATGAAACCGTAAAACGTGAGGAGCTGTCATGCCTGAATTACCTGAGGTAGAAACCAGCCGTCGCGGCATTGAACCGCACCTGGTAGGCGAAACCATTCTGCACGCGGTGGTGCGTAATCCGCGTTTACGCTGGCCTGTATCGCAGGAGATTCATGCACTGAGCGATCAGCCGGTGCTGAGCGTACAGCGTCGCGCAAAATATCTGCTGCTGGAGCTGCCTGAAGGCTGGATTATTATTCACCTTGGCATGTCAGGCAGCCTGCGCGTATTGCCAGAGGCGATTCCTGCGGCAAAGCACGATCATGTCGATTTGGTCATGAGCAACGGTAAAGTGCTGCGCTATACCGATCCCCGCCGCTTTGGCGCCTGGCTGTGGAGTAAGGATTTGCAGGCGAGCAATGTGCTGGCGCATTTGGGTCCGGAGCCGTTAAGCGAGCATTTTAATACCGACTATCTGTTGGAAAAGTCACGCGGGAAACGTACCGCCATTAAACCCTGGCTGATGGATAATAAGCTGGTGGTGGGCGTAGGTAATATTTATGCCAGCGAGTCGCTGTTTGCCGCCGGGATCTTGCCCGATCGACCGGCCATGTCGTTGAGTCATGAAGAGATCGCGCTGCTGGTTAAGGTGATTAAAGCAGTATTGCTGCGCTCAATTGAGCAGGGCGGCACCACGCTACGTGATTTCCTGCAGAGCGATGGCAAGCCAGGTTACTTTGCTCAGGAACTACAGGTTTATGGCCGCGCCGGTGAGCCCTGCCGCGTATGTGGTACACCGATCGAAAGCGCTAAACATGGGCAGCGCAGCACCTTTTTCTGCCGTAGCTGCCAGAAATAACGCTGGCGACTTAGCTGGCCAGTTTTGTCAGCAGCGCCTGCCAGACTGACTCTGGCAGAAAAGCTTTTACTTCGCCGCCGTGCCGGGCCACTTCTTTTACCAGCGAAGAAGAAATGAAAGAGTACTCTTCCGCAGGCATCAGAAAAACGCTTTCCAGGGTCGGGAGAAGGTGGCGATTCATATGCGCCAGCTGCATTTCATATTCAAAATCAGATA of Pantoea alhagi contains these proteins:
- the rpmB gene encoding 50S ribosomal protein L28: MSRVCQVTGKRPVTGNNRSHAMNATKRRFLPNLHSHRFWVESEKRFVTLRVSAKGMRVIDKKGIDTVLADLRARGEKY
- the rpmG gene encoding 50S ribosomal protein L33; this encodes MAKGIREKIKLVSSAGTGHFYTTTKNKRTKPEKLELKKFDPVVRQHVMYKEAKIK
- the mutM gene encoding bifunctional DNA-formamidopyrimidine glycosylase/DNA-(apurinic or apyrimidinic site) lyase, with the translated sequence MPELPEVETSRRGIEPHLVGETILHAVVRNPRLRWPVSQEIHALSDQPVLSVQRRAKYLLLELPEGWIIIHLGMSGSLRVLPEAIPAAKHDHVDLVMSNGKVLRYTDPRRFGAWLWSKDLQASNVLAHLGPEPLSEHFNTDYLLEKSRGKRTAIKPWLMDNKLVVGVGNIYASESLFAAGILPDRPAMSLSHEEIALLVKVIKAVLLRSIEQGGTTLRDFLQSDGKPGYFAQELQVYGRAGEPCRVCGTPIESAKHGQRSTFFCRSCQK